A region of the Cucurbita pepo subsp. pepo cultivar mu-cu-16 chromosome LG14, ASM280686v2, whole genome shotgun sequence genome:
GGATTACATAAGTAGTTAATTGAGGAAATACTATTGTGTATAGAATAAACTCATCGTTAGAAGGGATGAGAGACTATATAAATAGTTTAACTCATGATAGATGCTCACAATTACAAAGCTTGACGAGTGACAGTCGAACGGTCTAGACATGATCATTCAAGcgagacatgatcgatcttgtttgtagagtgattcaaatctcaaataagtgttcttgctttgagatattcaatcaacgaggtaatctgaatcttactccccttgtagtgattccatatcatttggtactagagctttcccttgggttgattccatatcaATAACTTTTTAGCCCTTAAATTTTAAGCATCGTTTTCATTTATTCGTTTCAAACTGTTatactttttcaaaatattcgAAGATATAGGAAGAAACCCCGTTAAATagagagattttttctttcgaccATCTGTTGTTTGTTAATACGATATATAAGGACCGCTACTACAAATAGTACTACACCCCCTTGATTGTAAAATATCGATTGCTTGTTGAACCCTGTAAAGGGCGTGAAAGTAGAATACTCCAAATTCAAGAGAACcgcttcatttttatttggtaattTGTTCAAGATTTTACACTTGTTCCCTTAAGTTTCGGCTAATTAATTAGCTGAACTTAATGCAAACgacaaaaagtaaatattaaagaaaacataaaagcatcattttcatttgttaTACTTTTACCTATCGagttttgaattgaattttcaCGTGATGCATAGAGTTGTACACTTTAAcgtcttcatttttatttggtaattTGTTCAAGATTTTACACTTTTCCCCGTAAATTTTGGCTAATTAATTAGCTGATACTTAACGCGAACCACAAAAAGCATATAAGTATCGTtttcatttagttttgaattgatttttcACGTGATCCATAGAGGTCATACACTTTAACGCTTCATTTATATTTGGTAATTTGTTCTAATCATTCcaaccaagaaaaaaataaaaatgaaattaaaaactctaatattttgaaatctaaTAACCAAAcgaaactaaattcaaaattcaagtaaaaataatgtaaCATTTTGAAACCAACGAATCAAACGAATACTAAACTCGAAACTCGAAACTTAGAGACCAAAATAAGTAACGTTCCGCATATCGTTTTAGTATATGAAAATATCGAATAGTAAAAATTCAATAGTAAAAATGTAACATTTTGAAACCTCGGAACCGAACCAAACCTATAGAGATTGCATATTTCGTTATACTTTGAAACCGAGGAGAGAGAAaccgaggagagagagagagcaaagGACCACAAGCATTAAATTGTAGAGATGCTTGAGAGGTaaagccaaaagcaaagcaaaaGCATATCCTAATCTATAAGGATGAGAATCAAATGGCCATACAAAATAGATAAAGAGATCTCAAATGAATTCCCCAACACAACAAACTCAAACAACttgttcatcatcatcatctgtGTTCTTataccaaaaacaaaaacaaaaacaaaaacaaaaacaaaaacaaaaaatgatctGTTTACTCAAAACATCACTCTATTACACCTCAATCAATCCCAACAACACCACTCTACGTCTTGCTAACGAAAATAAACGCAAATGCAAACGAAAAATTACAGTGCTCGACTTCGGTTGTCGTCGTCTGTCTGTCTgtctcctttcttctttccaaatCTATGTTTATGTTTTCCATCGAGGAACCAAGTCTAGAGTGTGTGTTTATCAGATCAGTGTTCCCTTTTTAGCTCATCAACTCAACGAGCGGTATAAAAATTACGAATCCGAATCCAAATCCTTCTTCGTATCATGTTTCATTAATTGCAACTATATTTTCGATTTATCTTCTTCTACGCAGCAATTCCTATTCACAACAATAATCAAATGCCAAATGGTTCTATTTTCAGCTAAATTCAGAGTCGCAAGTCGAAGTCGAGACGCTATAACGAAAACGTgactataaataaaataaagcaaagGGTGTGTTTACCTCTAGTTGATTGTCGGCTCGAAATGTCGTAATTTGCTAGAGAACTCTCTGAATTTTTCGTTGGATCGTCTGAAGCGAGGTTACCAAGACCATAACCAAAAGCCATAGAATCATCAAGTTCAGGAGCGGTAGACTGCCAAGTTACATCATCGTGCACGACTTGATCACGATATAATTCCCTGTATGACCTCTCAAAACCATTGGTTGTTTCAGCAAATGGCTTTCGGGTTGCGATCGAGACTACATTTCCTCCATAGTCTCCTCTGAACCCGACGCCATTGTCTCGAACTGCATATCCATTATCAGGAACATTCCCTACTCCAACATGATTAGCAACAGCAGGCAAATTCCAATTATCATCGTTATTTCCATATGCCACTCTGAAGTTACCCATTCCAGAGGCAGAAGAGTTCATGGAAGCAGTGCTTATACTTCCATTTCCCCAGACATTCCACGTACTCGAGCTTAACGGAGAATCGCCTCGTCCATTGCCTCCGCTATAGCCAATCGGGGCAATGTACCTATTCGAATTGGCATTATAATAGGAACTCAACATTTGTTCCTGTGCTTGACTATTCATAATGTTCATAGTCCTACCATAGCCTTGCCTCAGCCCTTgctcaaaattcaaacctaaAGGAGGAACCCCGGTTCGAGGGCTAAGAAACGGACTCAACCTACCATCGGACCGGATTCCGATACCTCCGAGAGGACTCATATTATAGCCTTGAGTATAGTTGTTAAGAAATCCAGTAGCTCTACTCATACCAAAGTTATATCCTACAAGAGGGCTCCGGTTAGGCCCTGGGGTTTGCTCTTTTGGGATTGCTCTTTTAACCTCAACCATTTTTCCATTGAGTTCATGAAAGGTTTTATGCAGCACACGGTCGACGACCTCCTCCGAGTCGTACGTAATGAAGCCAAAACCTCTCGGCCTTTGCGTGCTGTGATCATACATAACAACAACATCAGTGATTGTGCCAAACTGATCAAAGTACTTCTGAAAGTCTGCCTCTGTGACTGTTGAAGCTAAACCTCCAACGAAAATCTTTTTCGTTCGTCCCGAGCTAGGAGAACCTTGAATGCTACTGCCAATGTTTCTATTCAACATGTTCTGATCATCCTTTGGAACAGCCTTTTTAGCTTCAACCTAATAATTGAAAACCCACATTTAACAAGAACACAACTCCAATTTCACATATTCTAATCCTACAAATTGCATCCACAGAACACATCACATCTAAATTTATACAGAATTGCCAAGAACAGGAATCAAACGTTAAAAAAATGTACGATCAGAGGTAAGAAGAAAATCTCACAGTGCGGCCATCGATGATATGCTTCTCCAAAATGACTCTCTCAGCAACAACAGGATCTGCAAAGACAACAAAGCCAAAGCCACGAGCACGACCAGTGGTGCGATCTCTCATGATCACAGCTTCAACCACTTCGCCATAGTTTCCAAAATAATCCCTAAGACGTTCTTCATCAGTATCCCAAGAAATTCCGCCAATAAAGAGTTTGCCAAGATCTGATTCCATCTTTTCTATTACCAAACAATGAATCATTCAATGAATTTCGATTTACAAGACATCGCAAAACacccaaatcaaaatcaaaatcaaaatcaaaactaaaaagaatcGTTCAATTCGAACCATACACAACTCGATCCCAAATCCGAAATCTGAAATAGAAAAACAGAATCCAATCTAGTTTGGAGGAAAATGTGGATTGAGgtaagaagaaacaaaagggGGCGATTATTAACCGAAAATTGAGATAGAATCGGACAGgctaaaaacaaagaagagatTGAATCGTGAAACATCCGATGCTTCGTAATGAAGGAAAATAAgcggaaaaaaatgaaatcccagaagaagaaaaaggaaaatagagaTGGGATTTCACGGTTGCAGTGAAATAGTGATGGGAAAGTAAGATCTAAGAGGAAGGAGGAGGAATAATGGTTAGGGAAGGAAAACAGAGGATGCGCCCATcccctcttctctctctctctctctctctctccttttcctttagcTTTTGGTGTTGTTTGGTATTACCACTTCccttaaataaatcaaaacataTGGAATTTCATCCTTACATCAATCCTTCAAACACaaacagaaagagagagactGACAAATCACTGGTGCAAGAATATTTGGAGGAGCCAACATACATCACACtggatcattttttttttcattacgAACCAAAATGagtcgggttgggttgaaaaaTTTATTTGGACGAACCCAAGttcgggttggattggattggtaattaaatccaacccaacccaaaaattttcacaacccaacctaacaATTTATTCCGGGTTAGGTTGAGGTTGAGTGGTTGGattgttaaaaaaacataatgtttatcttaaaacatagtcatggacttacgtggtttgaaaacacttttaaaacggcataacaaaaaactaaaaaataaaataaataaacgtttaaattaaaaacatcgtATTCTAGGTAAATCTAAGTAAATAAATGTGAGTATGTGTTATGGTCTCGATTTGCAATGTCGTCATCAGCTGTACAAGGATGCCTTGTCTCATGGTCATGTTTATCCAAGGCAGGTTGCCTATGGCGGCATGCCTGTGACACGCTCAAACCCTGCTTTGTATTactttattgttttcttttactgctttcatgttgtattatttctttcttgttttctttaagagtatgacgtttcggcGAAGTCATGACTACACCTagtagacatgaaatgcctcaaaatgtactataagggatgcgactagttgtcaaattctccctATCCGGAAAGTTATATAATGTTTAAGACGTTGTCGTCTTTTTGCTTGCATGTTATATAACACAGTCTCTCTCTTGCTTTTAAACTCTTTTTCCAAAACCTCTCTCCCCcgctttctaaaatcttctcttgaAATCGAGACCCAAGGTTTGTATTCACGTTACCCAACCGTAGGCAACGTGACTTGAAGTAGGCTTGACTCACTCAGTGCTGagagtgagtgccgcacaatcgccaAATTCACTACCTAGAGACCGCAATTGTGACACCTTGCCTTTATCTCAATGAAAAGGAGCATGTGACTAGAGTATAATACTTCGTAAGTGACTTCATAATTGGGGTTAAAttcaaacacatacaatttcatgaatagaacctatcataacagtctGTTTTCCTACGACGACTATTCTAATGGGcagcttggatgtgtaatTAATTTCCTACACATggcccacacgtgcgagtattGACCCACTAGTCGGTTTGTACACCTCTTGGGCCCTTCTTGTTGGATGAGCATTCTCTAGTAGCTCTCGATGTCGGACGCCTGTTAGAAGTAGAGGCGGTCACGGCAATATTaggataaacataatgatcgttttcctgCATGACGTcgcagcattatgataaacataatgattgtTTTCCTGCTTGGTCATCGTAGCATTATGATAACCATAATGATTGTTTTCTGTCTCATAAAGTACGCTTTTGTACTATCATGAAGGATAAGGGTATTCTCCATTGCAcgagcacacaataatgcacGAGGTCTCAACACACACGCACGCACCCGCACACATCATATCGTtgtagtcatatcgtttccatATGCATatccttagtcatatcgtttctgAACGTATCCTAAaccatatcgtttcataaacatatcctAATCTTATCGTACAGGAAGGTATCCTAAACCATATCGTACTCTCTCTTGGTTCACATTCCAAAGTTGTCTTAATCCCCTTAAAATCTTACACACCTGCCCTTCTTAATATCATAAATGAGTCTCATATACttttctataatattttcagTCTTCTAAGATCTTGAAAATATCTTAGAATTTTCATAAGGGTCTTTTTGGACATTTACCACCCCACATATTCCAATGGCCTTGTAATTTTGTGTAATCAGTTTACACCATGAAAAAAAAGCTTCTCATCAAATTTCACGTCATTTATAGGTCACTTTGGTCATAAGCTAGTGGTACATAAttataggggcattttagtcattttacacaTACACTTGGTTTAGCCCGTTATCGTAACCTAATGGTCActaaatttcatacataacattATCATGTCATATTGAACATTCtcctaaaatttcatgagcAACATAACTCATTTAGTAGGTTTGTGGCTCAGGCGTTTCACTACCATCAATATTCATGTAGACAATAAGGTTCGTAAACTTTAAATACTTAACTCAACCTTAGTTTCAACTTTCTCACTTTCTTCGAGACTTGCTTCCTTTTACCAACTAGATcaatatttaatcaatttcttcGGTTACATT
Encoded here:
- the LOC111810793 gene encoding heterogeneous nuclear ribonucleoprotein 1-like produces the protein MIHCLVIEKMESDLGKLFIGGISWDTDEERLRDYFGNYGEVVEAVIMRDRTTGRARGFGFVVFADPVVAERVILEKHIIDGRTVEAKKAVPKDDQNMLNRNIGSSIQGSPSSGRTKKIFVGGLASTVTEADFQKYFDQFGTITDVVVMYDHSTQRPRGFGFITYDSEEVVDRVLHKTFHELNGKMVEVKRAIPKEQTPGPNRSPLVGYNFGMSRATGFLNNYTQGYNMSPLGGIGIRSDGRLSPFLSPRTGVPPLGLNFEQGLRQGYGRTMNIMNSQAQEQMLSSYYNANSNRYIAPIGYSGGNGRGDSPLSSSTWNVWGNGSISTASMNSSASGMGNFRVAYGNNDDNWNLPAVANHVGVGNVPDNGYAVRDNGVGFRGDYGGNVVSIATRKPFAETTNGFERSYRELYRDQVVHDDVTWQSTAPELDDSMAFGYGLGNLASDDPTKNSESSLANYDISSRQSTRGIAA